A genome region from Myxococcales bacterium includes the following:
- a CDS encoding DUF4185 domain-containing protein: protein MRQKIYHFCLMFLFAAGLLACNDPVQPSRAYLPTENNEPAALEKAFRPAGSRPIINVEVEDGNTFLVPQPKVPTWSGDLWPQAWADDGYVYAANGDGFGFGWVIADMKVSRLVGAPPDLYGEPIPGAWGRRLGEIWSNEPPHYNRKPTGLICVKGVLYLFYQNLKDTRSDDPFTEAPTASVSWSDDHGSTWQWNPGAPLFADYQFTTGFFLDDGQCRQYARDEFVYVYGIDYNWRGTEDFRSTRLYLARVPEDAIPDRDRWEFYAGRRLNGKPRWTADLAAKRPVLIDNADYHGYGGVSQGSVVFIPALRRYLYATWSWTAWIFWEAPEPWGPWTRVGVKSWGEREWDAAYHGGYPTIVPSKFLAADGLSGWIVSSINTTFDNYFYRYCMRRIRLEAAGDE, encoded by the coding sequence ATGCGACAAAAAATCTACCATTTTTGTCTGATGTTTCTTTTCGCGGCCGGGTTGCTGGCCTGCAACGACCCGGTACAACCGTCGCGCGCTTACCTTCCCACCGAAAACAACGAGCCGGCCGCGCTGGAAAAGGCTTTTCGACCCGCCGGCAGCCGGCCGATCATCAACGTCGAGGTCGAGGACGGCAACACGTTTCTCGTTCCCCAACCGAAAGTGCCGACCTGGTCGGGCGACTTGTGGCCGCAGGCCTGGGCCGACGACGGTTACGTTTACGCCGCCAACGGCGACGGCTTCGGGTTCGGTTGGGTGATCGCCGACATGAAGGTCAGCCGGCTGGTCGGCGCGCCGCCCGACCTGTACGGCGAACCGATCCCCGGTGCCTGGGGCCGGCGGCTGGGCGAAATCTGGTCCAACGAACCACCGCATTACAACCGCAAGCCGACCGGCCTGATCTGCGTGAAGGGCGTGTTGTACCTCTTCTACCAAAACCTGAAAGACACCCGGTCGGACGACCCGTTCACCGAGGCGCCCACCGCGTCTGTCTCGTGGTCCGACGACCACGGGAGCACCTGGCAATGGAACCCGGGCGCGCCGCTGTTCGCCGATTACCAGTTCACCACCGGATTCTTTCTGGACGACGGTCAATGCCGGCAATACGCGCGGGACGAATTCGTCTACGTTTACGGCATCGATTACAACTGGCGCGGCACGGAGGATTTCCGCTCGACGCGGCTTTACCTGGCGCGGGTGCCGGAGGACGCGATCCCCGACCGCGACCGCTGGGAATTTTACGCCGGCCGGCGCCTGAACGGGAAACCGCGCTGGACCGCCGACCTCGCCGCCAAGCGGCCGGTGCTGATCGACAACGCCGATTACCACGGCTACGGCGGCGTTTCGCAGGGCAGCGTGGTCTTTATCCCGGCCCTGCGGCGGTACCTGTACGCGACGTGGTCGTGGACGGCCTGGATTTTCTGGGAAGCGCCCGAGCCGTGGGGCCCCTGGACCCGCGTCGGCGTGAAGTCGTGGGGCGAGCGCGAATGGGACGCGGCTTACCACGGCGGCTATCCGACGATCGTGCCCTCGAAATTCCTCGCCGCCGACGGGCTGAGCGGCTGGATCGTCTCGTCGATCAACACGACCTTCGACAACTATTTCTATCGCTATTGCATGCGCCGCATCCGCCTCGAAGCGGCTGGCGACGAATAA